The genome window CACACCCGCCGCAGCCCCCGGCCACCGGCCCTCACCCCCGGCCCCTCTCCCAGGATTGGGAGAGGGGAGACGCTGGGGCTTCGCCCTCCGCCCCACATCCTCTATTCCCCATTCCCTAAAAAGTGACCTGCGGCACGGCGCGGTCGCTCGGGTCGTCGAGCTGGAACGGCTGCGCATCCTGGAAGCCGAACATGCCGGCGAAGACGTTGCGCGGAAAGCTCTCGCGCGACGTGTTGTACTCCATCACCGAGTCGTTGTAGAACTGCCGCGCGAAGCCGACGCGGTTCTCGGTCGAAACCAGCTCCTCCTGCAGCGCCATCATGTTCTGGTTTGCCTTCAGGTCGGGATACGCCTCGGCCACGGCGAAGAGCGAGCGAAGGCTCTGCGTGAGCTGGTTCTCGGCGCCGGCGCGGGCCTGTACGTTGTCGCCGGCCGCGATCGCCGCCTCGCGGGCAAGGCTCACGCTCTCGATCACGCTGCTCTCGTGCTGCATATAGCCCTTGACCGCGTTCACCAGGTTCGGAATCAGGTCGTGCCGCCGCTTGAGCTGCACATCGATCTGCGCCCAGGCGTTCCTCACCCGGTTGCGCCTGGCGATCAGCCCGTTGTAGCTGGCGATCGCCCCCAGCACGAGCACAACCACAACCACGGCGATGACGATCAGTACGATGCCCATCCCGGCTCCTCCTCGAAGCGTGACCTTCTGCCGGCGCCGCTCAGCGCAGCGCCGCCTCGACCAGCGCCAGCGCAATCGCCAGCACCGGCAGCGCCAGCAGCGCGTTGAACGCCGCGGCCATGACCACGATCAGGCCGACGGCCACGCCCAGCAGCCCGACGATCACCACGCCAAACAGGCCGATCAGGCCGAAGACGAGGGCCCTGGCCTTCAACGACGCATGGCGCAGGCTGTGCAGCTTCGAGGGCGCGTCCACGTGCGCGCCGAGCGCCTGCAGCTTGCGCAGCCGCTTGTCGATCGGCGGCTGCAGGCCGTGCATGCCCAGCTCGTCTTTGAATGTGTCCTCGCCTCGGCCGGCTTTCGACTGCGCGCTGGCCGCGGCCAGCGCCGGATCGGCGGCCTGCGCCGCTTGCACCCGCTGGGCCAGCTCCGCCTGCATCGCCCGCATCGCCGCGAGCCGCTCGGGCAGCGGCTTGCCCTTCAACTGCTCGGCCTTCGCCCGCCAGGCGTCGCGCAGTTGCAAGGCCGCCGCCGGCGGCACGGCCGAGCCGTGCTGCCCGACGACGAACAGGTGCGAGGCCGAGCCGCCGCCTGGCACCGCGGTGTAGCAGCTCTCGAAGCGCACGAGCGCGTGGGCAAGGCCGTCCGGGTTGCGCGTGAGCTGCACCGAAGTCGCGTCGGCCAGGTAGCGGCGCGTGCGCCAGATCCAGCCGAGCAGCGGTCCGGTCACGCCGTTCTCGTAAAACAGCATGAACATGCGGAACATGGCGCTGGCGAGGTACGGCCAGACGGTGATGATGCCCAGCCAGCCGAGGTCTTTCGACTTGGACTGGCCGGCGGGCGCGTTCGGGTCGTCGTCGAGGCCATCCACGGTGGCACTGCGCAGCATCAGCTCGGAGAGCGCCGCCGCCCGCGCCGCCTTCTGCTCCTGGCTGCCGTGGTTGTGGAAAACGAAGCCGAGGAAACGCCAGACGGTGCGCCGCGCCACACCGCTGAAGAGGAAATCGCGCCCGGCCAGCACGAGGCCGATCGTCTGGAAGACGGAGACAATCGTATTGGCGAGGCCGAGGTCGCCGTTGCCCGCCGAGCCGGCCAGCACCGCCAACACGCCGAGCAGCTCGTCGCGGCTAAGCGTGTCGAGCATGGCGCGCGAGACGACGACGGTCGCGTCGGTGTGCGAGGAGCCGATCACCGCGGCGTTGACTCCCCGGCCGTCGAGCACGAGCACGCGCGGCGACGGGATGCCGGCGGCGATCGCGATCTCTTCGACCACGTTGACGAGCTGGCGCTCCTCCAGGTCGTTCGGCTTCGGCTCGCGGGCGCCGAGGCGCAGCAGCGTGCCGCCCGTGGCCGCGTGACGGAAGAGCACGCGCACCCAGAGCCAGAGCAGGACGATCAGAGCGATGCTCGGCGCGAGCAGGCCGATGGCGCTGCGAAGCACGGCGCCGGTCTGCACGGGACGGCTGTGCAGGCCCTCTTTGAGCGGCAGCCCGAGGCCGTCGATCAGGAGCGCCAGATCGCGCGCCGGTCCCGAGAGCGGCCCCGCCAGCCGCAGCAGCCGCAACGCCACGGCAGCCGCGAGGTAGAGCCAGGGGCTGATCAGCGCCGCGACGAGGATGGCCAGCGCGAGCACCGGCACGGCGCAGACCAGCGAGAGCAGCAGCGCCCGCCGCCGGTAGCGGCGCTGCGCCGCGTAGAACGTCTCGCGCGAGAGCGGGCCGGGTAGCGCCGCACCGGCGACCGCTGCACTTGCTGGCGCGGCAGGTGTGGCCACGGTACTCATGGCTGCCGCGGTTTGCACCGCCGCCGGACGCAACGCCGCATCGAACCCGGGCACGGCGGCGGAAGGGACGACGCCCTGCCCGGCGAGCAGCACTGCACCGGCGAGGGTATCGCCGGGGGGCGAGACAGCGTGGCTGGCGTTTTGGGGCGGCTGTTCGAGTGGAACCGTCGGCCGCTCCTGCGGCGGCGCGGGCGCGGCGGTAGTTGCCGGCAGATGCGCCGGTTGCTCCAGCGGCACGGTCGGCCGTTCGTGAGCGGGCATCGGTGGCGTGACGGGGCGGCCAACCAGCACGGCGCCCTCGATCGCCGCGCCGCATCCGGTGCAAAACCGCGCTCCGGCACGGTTCGCGCGGCCGCAGGCCGCGCACTCGATCGTTGCCGCCATCGCCGCTCCTCTGGGCGGGCCGCAGCCACGCCGGGAAGGATCATACGCCGCGCGAGCCGGCTTCAGAATGGGAAACTCAACAATACCTGTGCATGCGTGGTCATAGAGCAGGCCGCATCGACAGGCCGCAGTCGCCGCGCCGCGGACGCCAACTCTCACGCTGGTTATCGGCTCAGGCGTACTTGCGGCCCAGCGCCTCTTCCCAGCTCAGGTAATGAATGATGTCCGCCTGCGTGCGGTCGGGGCCGGCAGGCACCACGTCCTCCGGCGCCGACATCACGCCGCTGAGGCCGCGTTCGAGCGGCAGCTCGGCGGCGTGCCAGGCACGCATGCCGCCGTGCAGCACGGCCACGTCGCGGTAGCCCCGCTCGCGCAGCGTACGCGCGGCGAGCGGCGCCTGCCGGCCGTCTGCATCGCTGAGCACGAGGGGCGCGTCGAGGCGCGGCGCCAGCGCGGCGATGCGCAGCTCCAGCCAGCCGCGCGGCAGCCAGATCGCGCCCGGCACGTGGCCGCGAGCGAAGGCGTCGCTCGAATCGACGAAGAGCACCGTGACGTGCGGCTCTGCGCCGAGCCGCGCCTTCAGCTCGTGCGGCGCCAGCGAGGTCAGCGCCGCCTCGGCCTCGTGCAGGCCGAAGACCTCCGGCTCGTCCGCGCCGCTGATCAGCGTCCGCCCGGCCGCGGTCCATGCCCCGGTCCCGCCGGCGAGGGCGCAGACATTGGGGAAACCCATCTGCCGGAACCATGAGGCGGCGATCGCTGAGCGGGCGCCGTCGTCGCAGGCGAAGATGATCGTGCCGTCGCGCACGGCGACCAGATCATCGCTGCGCTGCACGGCCTGCCCACCGGGGAACCACCAGAAACCGGGAATGTGGCCGGCGGCGTACTCCGCCTCGCTGCGCACGTCGATCGGGTAGAGGCAGCGATCCACGGAGCCGGCCAGCAGGGCGCCGGCCTCGTCCGGGCCGATCAGCCTCGCGCCGTCTTCGGCCGCCACGCGCCGGGCAAAGGCGAGTGCGGCCGCGCGGCCATTGTCGCTGAGCGGCGGCAGCTCGGTGCGGCCGGCGCCGCGTTCCAGCTCCAGCCCGGCCAACACCCAGCCGGAGGTGCCGTTGCGCAGGCTCACGGCCGGCACACCCATGCGTTGCAGGACGCGGGCGCCGATGATGCTGCGCGTGCGCCCGGCGCAGTTGACGACGACCGTGGCCCCCGGCTGCTCGTGCACGATGTCGGCGATGTGCCGCGCCAGCTCGCCGCCAGGCAGGCTGCGCCCGCCGGGGATGCAGGCGCGGCGGTACTCTTCCGGCGTGCGCGTGTCGAGGATCACGAGCTGCTCGCCCGCGGCGATGCGCGCCTGCAATTCCTGCGCCGAGACCGTGGGCACGTGATGGCGCACCTCGACCGCCTCGCCGAAGTCCTTGCTGGGCACGTTGCTGCCCCACTCGGTCGGCAGCCCCTCGCTGGCCCAGCGGTTGACGCCGCCGGCGAGCACGGTCACGTCGGCGTAGCCCATACGCTCGGCCGTCTCCGCGGCGAGGGCGGCGCGGCGGCCGTCGCTGTCGCAGAGGGCGATCGCGTGCGCGCGGCAGGGCACGAGCCGCACGAGGCGCGCTTCGATCAGGCGGCGCGGCAGGCTGCAAAAGCCGGGGATGTGGGCAGTGTTGTATTCGCCCGCCTCGCGCACGTCGAGCAGCGCGGGCGGCGCGGCGCCGGCGAGCAGATCGCGCAGTGCCGCCGGCTCGATCTGACGGTTGGCCTTCACTCCCCTGCCCCTTCTCTCCCATCCACAGATGTCTGGGATTCGCGGCTCTTCCAGCGCGTATAGGCGAAAGGGGCAAACCGGCGATGCAGAAGCGAACCGTTCGAGGCCGGTCCGGCTCGCCACATCTCGCGCCCGCGGCGCGGAGGGCGCCGTCGACCGAAGATGGCTGCGGAGCAGCGGTGAAGGTGCGCCCCTGCCTGCATCCCTGCGTCCTGCGTCCTGCGCCCTCTATTCCCTATTCCCTGATCGCGGAGTGCGCGATTGTGGCGATCTTGTCAAGCCGCTGCGTGTGCCAGGGCTCCTCGCACAGCGCGTTGCTGAGATAGGTAAAGGAGACGCCCGACTCCGGATCGGCCCAGGAGTAGGAGCTGCCGGCGCCGCCGTGGCCGTAGGTGCTGGGCGAGGCGATCGTGCCGAGGCCGCGAACCGTGGGCGTGAACCCGCGCACGTGCGGACCGAGACCGCGGTGCATCGGCATGCCCATGTTCTCGTCCAGGCGATCGCCGGTGTGGTTGCGCGTGACAAAGTCGATCATCCGCGGGCTGAGCACGCGCACGCCGTTCAGCTCGCCGCCGGCCAGCATCATCTGGTAGAAGGCCGCGTAGGCCGCCGCCGAGGCAAAACCGCCGCCGCCCGGCACGCCCGCGGCACGAAACGCCGCCGTGTTGCGGCCCGGCGCCGGCACCATGCGGCCCTCCTGCAGGGTGTGGAAATCGGCGCAGCGGCCCTGTTCGGCCGCCGGCACGCCGACAAAGATGTCGGCCAGGCCGAGCGGGTCGAGCAGTTCCGAGCGGATCACCTCGCGGAAGTCGTGGCCGGTGATCGCCTCAATCAGCACGGCCGCCGTCCAGTGCGCGGAGGCGCCGTGGTACTGGATTTTTGAGCCGGGCGTCCATTCGAGCGTGAAGTCGCAAACCGTGCGGCGCAGCAGCTCGTGGTCGGCCCAGGCGTCTTCCGGCACGACGGCGCCGGGAAAGCCACCCTGGTGCGTGAGCACCTGGAAGAGCGTGATCTCGCCCTTGCCGTTTTTGGCGAACTCCGGCACGTGCTCGGCGATGCGGTCGGCGAAGCGCAGCAGCCCGCGCTCGACCAGGATCCATATCGTGGCGGCGGTAATGACCTTGGTCTGCGACATCAGCAGCCAGGTGGTGCGTGCGCCGGCCGGCTCCGCGTGCGGCTCCAGCCGCGCCCGGCCGAAGCTCTTGAAGGCGGCGAGCTTGCCCTGCCGCGCCATCGCGATCTGCGCGCCGGGATAGCGGCCTTCCTCGATCTGCTGCTCGATCAGGGCGTAGAGCCGTTCCAGCCGCTCCGGGTCGATGCCCAGCGAGGCGGGCTCTGCCTCGGGCAGCAGCGTTTGCGCGGGCTTCGTCGCGGTGCCGACCATCGTCTCGCCTCCGCTGGAATCTGAACCGACGCCGGCAGTATAGCGCAGGATGCGACCGCCGGCCGGAACCGGCGGAGGAATGCGCCTGTACGAGCATCGGTGAGATGGTTGAGATCCGGGGTCATCCGCGGGCAGCGCTCTGTTCGCGCCTCTGCCTGCGGCCCGCAACCTGTGCCCTCGACCGGATGAGGCAGGCGACGAGCGCGCGTGCTAAGAATGACTCGGCACCGCGGGCGGATGGGTAGCGGAGGCGCGAGATGTCGGGACGCGGCCGCGCACGGGTCATGGTTTTGCCGGTGCTGGCGCTGCTGCTCGCGGCGTGCAGCAAGTCGACTCCGAACCGTGCGACGCCGGTGCAGCAAGCTGGCTCTTTCGCGGCGATCGCCACCCCGGCAATATCCGGTATTGCCGACCGGACACCCGCTGCCATCGCGCCAAGTCCCGCAACTGCTCGCGCACCCGCCGCCGGCACGCCGGCCGGGCCGGCCTCAACGGCCACGGCAGCATCTGCAACCGGGACGGACTGGCCGGTGTACGGCCACGACCCGCAGCGCAGCGGCGTCAATCCGAATGAAACTGCCATCAACCCGAACGGCGTCGGCGGGTTGCGGCAGCAGTGGACGCAGGCGCTGCCCGAACTAACTGGCGGCTCGCCCATCCTGCTGCACGCCGTGGCGCTGGGCGACGGCAGCCGCGCCGATCTGCTCTATGTCACCACCTCGCACGGCAGCACGCTGGCGCTGAACGCGGCGAGCGGCGCAATCGTCTGGCGCAAGGACACGAGCGGGCCGCAGATTCCCGGCCAGCGCTGCCAGGTCTGCGCCACGCCCGCCGCCGACCCCTCGCACCAGTGGATCTACGCCGCGGGCAACGACGGCGCCGTGCACCGCTACGCCGCCGGCACCGGTCAGGAGGACACCGCCGCGCCGTGGCCCGTCGTCGTCACGCACCTCAACGGCTACGAGAAGCGCTCCTCGGCGCTGAACGTGGCCAACGGCTATCTCTACGTCGCGCTTTCCGGCTACTTCGGCGACTTCGGTCCCTACGTCGGCCACGTCGTCAGCGTGCGACTGGCCGACGGCGCCGTCAGCGTCTTCAACGTGCTCTGCAGCGACCAGCACGCGCTGCTCGCCCCGCCGAGCGCTGCTCCGGGCAGCCAGGCAGCCTGCAGTCAGCGCGAGGCCGGGGTCTGGGCGCGGGGCGGCGTCGTGGTGGACGAGGGCGACGGCCCGACCGCCGGCAGCCTGTACATCGCCAGCGGCAACGGCCCCTTCGACGCGAACAGCGGCGGCAAGGACTACGGCGACAGCGTGCTACGGCTCAGCGCCGATGCCGGCAGGCTGCTGGACAGCTGGACGCCGTCAACCTACCAGCAGCTCGACGATCGCGACCTGGACCTGGGCAGCACGGCGCCGGCGCTGCTGCCCGATCAGCCGCAGAGCAAGACGCCGTATCTTGCCGTGCAGGGCGGAAAGGACGGCGTGCTGCGCCTGCTCGACCGCGCGCACCTGGGCGGTCTCGGCGGCGAGCTGCAGGCGATCGCGCTCAACCAGGGCCAGATCCTCACCTCGCCCGCGGTCTGGCAGGACACGCAGGCGAACGGCGGCGACTGGGTGTTCGTGGTGACGGCGCGGACGACGGTGGCCTACCGCATCGCCACCGACGGCAGCGGCGTCACGCGGCTGGACGAGGCCTGGCGGCTGGGGCAGGGCGGCTCCTCGCCGGTGCTCGCGGGCGGCGTGCTCTTCCTGACCACGGGCGACGGCGTCACGGCGCGCGATCCGCACGACGGTCGTCAGCTCTGGTCCTCGGCGCAGGATTCGGCGGGCGGCAACATCGGCGGCAACCACTGGCAGACGCCGATCGTCGTGGACGGCCGGCTCTACATCGCCGACGAGGCGGCGCACGTCGTCTGCTACTCGCTGCCGTGAGGAAGCCCGGAGCCACCGCGCCGAAAGCGAACTCCGTGTCCGTCGAGAGTTGCGGAATCCGCGAACTCGGTGGCAGCGTCTGGCGGTAGGCGGTAGAGTGAAGCCAGACCGGCCCGGGCTTTTTCAGCGCCTGGACCAGCAGCGGGAGAGCGAAAGCGATGGTCGCAACCACGGACCGGCCGGCAGCGCGGCGCTACGCGGAGTGGGAGGAGCGCATCCTCTCCCGCGACCAGGTCGGCGCCAGCGAGCTGTTCTACGCCATGGCGCAGGACGAGCGGCCGTTCAGCGAGATCACGGGCGAGCTGGTGCGCATCCACGCGCCGTACACGCACGTGCCCTACCACCAGCGCCTCGACCACGGCGTGGTGAAATTCGTCAACAACGACCACTGCCTGCTCAGCGCCGGCGCCGCCCTGCGCCTGTTGCCGCGCGTGCCGCACGAGCTGCGCTGGCTGCCGCTGGCGCAGACCGTCTGGTACGTACCCACCGGCCTCGACATCTGGAGCCAGCTGATCGGCAAGGCGCCGGGCCACTACGTGCGCCTCTACCAGATCGATGCCACGGGCGCCCCGCCGCCGCAGGTCTGCTGGCCCGACCAGGAGCCGAAGTTCCTCGACGGCGGCCTGAGCTTCGCGGAGAAGCTCAACCACTGGCTGACGCTGGTGCAGCGCGGCGAGGTGATCGAGCAGTACCGGGTCTTTTTGGGCCTGCTGGAGCAGGCGAACGACACGGAACGCGAGCAGTTGCAGGCGCAGCTCGCCTTCGCGGGCCTGATCGACGTGCAGGACCGCATGCTCTTCAATCGCTCGTATACCACCGGCCACAAGTCGTACCGCGCCCGCGCCACGATCGAGCTGGGCCAACTGCTTGGCTGGGAGAACGCGCACAGCGTCGTCTACGCCGGCGTGCCGGATATCGCCGTGGGGCCGCGCTGGTACTCCAGCTACGAGATGGGCGCCAACATCTGCGCGCTTGTCCTGGAGGGCCGGGACGGCGCGATGCGCGCGCAGACGGCGCCGCTGAGCAAGGCCGAGCAGCGCGAGCTGGTGGACCTGCTGCTGCACGCCCACGAGCCCGCCTGGAACCTGAAGATCGCCGATCTGCTGAAGCGCGGGCGCGGGCCGAAGCCGATCCTCGACACGATCCAGATCGCCGCGGCCGAGACGATCCTGCTGACCGGCCACCCCAACAACTTCAGCATGTCGCAGCACTGCTATGAGTACACCAGCACGCTGCGCTGGTTCTATGACACCTTCGAGCACCCGCACCAGGTGAAGTTGCTGTTCGTCGCCGGCTCGATCGTGAACCAGGCGGCGCACCACCAGCAGAACACGTCCGGCAACGGCCCGATCACCGTCCGCCGCCCGCGCGGCTCCGACGCGCTCTCGGGCGACCAACTCCTGCAGCGGCTGGAGGCGGCGCAGCTCGCGCTCGACCCCGACGCGAGCGTGGCCTGGACGGCGGCCTACCTCCACGGCGGCCACGACCGCGCCCCGCTTTGCCGAACGCTGGCAAGCGTCGCGGCGAAGATCGGCAACGACCCGCACAACCAGGAGATCGGCCTCTGCCTGGTCGAAGACTACGGACGCAGCACGGCAGCCGCGCGCGAAAAGCTGCTGCTGGCGGCGGCGAAGC of Dehalococcoidia bacterium contains these proteins:
- a CDS encoding LemA family protein, translated to MGIVLIVIAVVVVVLVLGAIASYNGLIARRNRVRNAWAQIDVQLKRRHDLIPNLVNAVKGYMQHESSVIESVSLAREAAIAAGDNVQARAGAENQLTQSLRSLFAVAEAYPDLKANQNMMALQEELVSTENRVGFARQFYNDSVMEYNTSRESFPRNVFAGMFGFQDAQPFQLDDPSDRAVPQVTF
- a CDS encoding M48 family metalloprotease — protein: MAATIECAACGRANRAGARFCTGCGAAIEGAVLVGRPVTPPMPAHERPTVPLEQPAHLPATTAAPAPPQERPTVPLEQPPQNASHAVSPPGDTLAGAVLLAGQGVVPSAAVPGFDAALRPAAVQTAAAMSTVATPAAPASAAVAGAALPGPLSRETFYAAQRRYRRRALLLSLVCAVPVLALAILVAALISPWLYLAAAVALRLLRLAGPLSGPARDLALLIDGLGLPLKEGLHSRPVQTGAVLRSAIGLLAPSIALIVLLWLWVRVLFRHAATGGTLLRLGAREPKPNDLEERQLVNVVEEIAIAAGIPSPRVLVLDGRGVNAAVIGSSHTDATVVVSRAMLDTLSRDELLGVLAVLAGSAGNGDLGLANTIVSVFQTIGLVLAGRDFLFSGVARRTVWRFLGFVFHNHGSQEQKAARAAALSELMLRSATVDGLDDDPNAPAGQSKSKDLGWLGIITVWPYLASAMFRMFMLFYENGVTGPLLGWIWRTRRYLADATSVQLTRNPDGLAHALVRFESCYTAVPGGGSASHLFVVGQHGSAVPPAAALQLRDAWRAKAEQLKGKPLPERLAAMRAMQAELAQRVQAAQAADPALAAASAQSKAGRGEDTFKDELGMHGLQPPIDKRLRKLQALGAHVDAPSKLHSLRHASLKARALVFGLIGLFGVVIVGLLGVAVGLIVVMAAAFNALLALPVLAIALALVEAALR
- a CDS encoding rhodanese-like domain-containing protein, yielding MKANRQIEPAALRDLLAGAAPPALLDVREAGEYNTAHIPGFCSLPRRLIEARLVRLVPCRAHAIALCDSDGRRAALAAETAERMGYADVTVLAGGVNRWASEGLPTEWGSNVPSKDFGEAVEVRHHVPTVSAQELQARIAAGEQLVILDTRTPEEYRRACIPGGRSLPGGELARHIADIVHEQPGATVVVNCAGRTRSIIGARVLQRMGVPAVSLRNGTSGWVLAGLELERGAGRTELPPLSDNGRAAALAFARRVAAEDGARLIGPDEAGALLAGSVDRCLYPIDVRSEAEYAAGHIPGFWWFPGGQAVQRSDDLVAVRDGTIIFACDDGARSAIAASWFRQMGFPNVCALAGGTGAWTAAGRTLISGADEPEVFGLHEAEAALTSLAPHELKARLGAEPHVTVLFVDSSDAFARGHVPGAIWLPRGWLELRIAALAPRLDAPLVLSDADGRQAPLAARTLRERGYRDVAVLHGGMRAWHAAELPLERGLSGVMSAPEDVVPAGPDRTQADIIHYLSWEEALGRKYA
- a CDS encoding serine hydrolase domain-containing protein is translated as MVGTATKPAQTLLPEAEPASLGIDPERLERLYALIEQQIEEGRYPGAQIAMARQGKLAAFKSFGRARLEPHAEPAGARTTWLLMSQTKVITAATIWILVERGLLRFADRIAEHVPEFAKNGKGEITLFQVLTHQGGFPGAVVPEDAWADHELLRRTVCDFTLEWTPGSKIQYHGASAHWTAAVLIEAITGHDFREVIRSELLDPLGLADIFVGVPAAEQGRCADFHTLQEGRMVPAPGRNTAAFRAAGVPGGGGFASAAAYAAFYQMMLAGGELNGVRVLSPRMIDFVTRNHTGDRLDENMGMPMHRGLGPHVRGFTPTVRGLGTIASPSTYGHGGAGSSYSWADPESGVSFTYLSNALCEEPWHTQRLDKIATIAHSAIRE
- a CDS encoding PQQ-binding-like beta-propeller repeat protein, which encodes MYGHDPQRSGVNPNETAINPNGVGGLRQQWTQALPELTGGSPILLHAVALGDGSRADLLYVTTSHGSTLALNAASGAIVWRKDTSGPQIPGQRCQVCATPAADPSHQWIYAAGNDGAVHRYAAGTGQEDTAAPWPVVVTHLNGYEKRSSALNVANGYLYVALSGYFGDFGPYVGHVVSVRLADGAVSVFNVLCSDQHALLAPPSAAPGSQAACSQREAGVWARGGVVVDEGDGPTAGSLYIASGNGPFDANSGGKDYGDSVLRLSADAGRLLDSWTPSTYQQLDDRDLDLGSTAPALLPDQPQSKTPYLAVQGGKDGVLRLLDRAHLGGLGGELQAIALNQGQILTSPAVWQDTQANGGDWVFVVTARTTVAYRIATDGSGVTRLDEAWRLGQGGSSPVLAGGVLFLTTGDGVTARDPHDGRQLWSSAQDSAGGNIGGNHWQTPIVVDGRLYIADEAAHVVCYSLP